Sequence from the Burkholderia cepacia genome:
CGTGGAGGCGATCAACGAACGGCTCGCGTCGGCGCTCGGGGTCGAACCCGCGGCGGCCGTCGGCCGCGCGCTCGTCGACCTGCGGCCCGAGTTGCGCACGCTGCGCGGCGAGGACGGCGACGCGCTCGCAACCGTGCGCGGCGTGCGCTACGTCGTGCATCGCGGGCCGCTCGTCGATCGCGGCGTCACGTCGGGCAGCGTGCTGACGTTCCAGGAATCGCGCGCGGTCGAACGGCTCGACCGCGCACTGCGTTCGCAACCCACCACGCAGCAGTTCGCGGCGCGCTACGCGCTCGACGACGTGGTCGGCGCATCGGCGCCGATGGCGCGCGTGCGCGATCTCGTGCGCCGCTACGCGAAATCCGACGCGACCGTGCTCGTGCTCGGCGAAAGCGGCACCGGCAAGGAAATGATCGCGCAGAGCCTGCACGCGCTGTCCGCGCGGCGCAGCTACCCGTTCGTCGCGGTCAATTGCGGCGCGTTTCCGGAAGCGCTGCTCGAAAGCGAGCTGTTCGGCTATGAGGAAGGCGCGTTCACTGGTGCGCGGCGCGGCGGCAAGACCGGCCTGTTCGAAGCCGCGCACCGCGGCACGCTGTTTCTCGACGAGATCGGCGAGATGCCGCCGTCGCTGCAGAGCCGGCTGCTGCGCGTGCTGCAGGAGCGCGAGGTGATCCGCCTCGGCTCGACCGAGCCGATCCGCATCGACGTGCGCGTGATCGCCGCGACGCACCGTCCGCTGCTCGCCGCCGTCGAGGCCGGCACGTTCCGCGCGGATCTCTACTACCGGCTCAACATCCTGAACGTCGGCCTGCCGCCGCTGCGCGAGCGCGCGGCCGACATCCCGGCGCTCGCGGCCACGCTGCTCGTGCAGGCCGCGCGGCGCGAGCCGCGGCTCGCGGACAGCCTGCGCGATGCCGGCGACGCGGCGCGCATGCTCGACGCGGCGCAGGCGATCCTGATGCGCTACCGGTGGCCCGGCAACGTGCGGGAACTGCAGAACGTGATCGAGCGGATCGCGGTGGAGCTGGCCGAGGAAGCGGGCGACGACGGGCAGGCTGCGCCGTGCGGCGTGCTCGATCCCGACGCGCTGCAGGCGATCGCGCCCGAGCTGTTCGCGAGCCCGGCCGACGCGGGTGCCGATCCGGACGATGCGCAGACGCTGTACGCACGCCGCCGTCGCGCGGAGGCCGACGAGATCCGCGCGGTACTCGACGCGTGCGGCGGCGACCGCGACCGCGCATGCGCGATGCTCGGCATCAGCAAGACGACGCTGTGGCGGAAGCTGTCCGGCAGGTAGGCGACGCCCGCCGCGACGCGGCCGTGCGCACAGGTCCGCCGCCGGTCCCCGGTCAGTCCGCCTTGTGATAGTGGCGATACGCCTTCGCGCGATTGCCGCACGACGACATCGAACACCAGCGGCGGCTGCCGTTCTTGCTGTCGTCGATGAACAGCCACTGGCAGGCGTCGTTCGCGCAACGCTTGACCTTCGCGAGCCGCG
This genomic interval carries:
- the prpR gene encoding propionate catabolism operon regulatory protein PrpR; the protein is MDLSSTKPVGPADRAARPRIWAMGISRLRELFREIAGEFDERADVRIVTRAYEDALSAIAEAGAARPDVIVAAGSNGGFLKTRAQVPVVVVSPTGFDVMQALARARRDASRIALVSAGETPPEVRRFVAAYGLDVQFASYQSAQEAEACVHELRDRGIETIVGPGLVTDLAAGAGMGAVFLYSHASVRKAVDTALEVAYATHAEAFRRQRLDNLLQHLRDGVVALDARGRVEAINERLASALGVEPAAAVGRALVDLRPELRTLRGEDGDALATVRGVRYVVHRGPLVDRGVTSGSVLTFQESRAVERLDRALRSQPTTQQFAARYALDDVVGASAPMARVRDLVRRYAKSDATVLVLGESGTGKEMIAQSLHALSARRSYPFVAVNCGAFPEALLESELFGYEEGAFTGARRGGKTGLFEAAHRGTLFLDEIGEMPPSLQSRLLRVLQEREVIRLGSTEPIRIDVRVIAATHRPLLAAVEAGTFRADLYYRLNILNVGLPPLRERAADIPALAATLLVQAARREPRLADSLRDAGDAARMLDAAQAILMRYRWPGNVRELQNVIERIAVELAEEAGDDGQAAPCGVLDPDALQAIAPELFASPADAGADPDDAQTLYARRRRAEADEIRAVLDACGGDRDRACAMLGISKTTLWRKLSGR